Proteins found in one Paenibacillus borealis genomic segment:
- a CDS encoding oxidoreductase, translating to MSKVWFITGSSRGLGRALAEAVLAKGDKLVATARNLQQLADLEEHYGGQISSVALDVTDPGQAKAAITAAVERFGRLDVVVNNAGYGNMSAIEETSLDDFRAQIETNLWGVIHVTKAALPVLREQGSGHFLQISSIGGRAGAPGLAAYQTAKWGVEGFSEVLAKEVAPLGIKVTIVEPGGFRTDWAGPSMSHIEPGEPYKDTVGQLLKHVRSRTGQEPGDPARAALAMLAIVEEANPPLRLLLGSDAVGMAKEIDQAKLAETLRWEALSTSADFAAN from the coding sequence GGAAGTTCGCGCGGTTTAGGCCGTGCCCTTGCTGAGGCTGTATTGGCTAAAGGGGATAAGCTTGTGGCCACGGCCCGCAATCTGCAGCAGCTTGCTGATCTGGAAGAACATTACGGCGGGCAAATATCCTCAGTTGCACTGGATGTGACTGATCCCGGGCAGGCAAAGGCGGCTATTACAGCTGCAGTAGAGAGATTCGGGCGTCTGGATGTTGTGGTAAATAATGCGGGATATGGTAATATGTCTGCAATCGAAGAAACTTCGCTAGATGATTTCCGGGCGCAAATTGAGACGAATTTATGGGGAGTCATCCATGTCACTAAGGCAGCACTGCCTGTTCTGCGTGAGCAGGGAAGCGGACATTTCCTGCAGATATCTTCTATCGGCGGACGTGCCGGTGCTCCGGGACTCGCAGCATATCAGACGGCAAAATGGGGGGTGGAGGGCTTCTCTGAAGTACTCGCCAAAGAGGTTGCTCCACTCGGAATCAAGGTAACTATCGTTGAACCTGGGGGATTCCGTACAGACTGGGCGGGTCCATCCATGAGTCATATTGAACCTGGAGAACCGTATAAGGATACAGTGGGTCAACTGCTGAAGCATGTGCGGAGCCGTACGGGGCAAGAACCTGGAGATCCGGCCAGAGCGGCGCTGGCGATGCTGGCGATTGTGGAAGAGGCCAATCCGCCTCTCCGTCTGCTGCTGGGCAGCGATGCTGTGGGTATGGCCAAGGAGATTGATCAGGCCAAGCTGGCCGAAACCTTACGATGGGAGGCGCTTAGCACCTCTGCAGATTTTGCAGCGAATTGA
- a CDS encoding epimerase, which yields MKASQPATAGGKIRAIITGSTGMVGEGVLHECLTHPEVEQILLINRRPCGISHPKVTEIIHENFYDLSSINGKLAGYNACYFCLGVSSVGLKEEEYRRLTYDLTMHVARQLSAVNPDMVFCYVTGSGTDSTEQGRSMWARVKGKTENDLRKLPFRGTYFFRPGFIRPTPGLTRTHKYYYAIGWMYPVLRALFPGYTVTLQEIGLAMIHIVRRGHDRDIVENRDIAAIAKP from the coding sequence ATGAAAGCATCCCAACCGGCAACTGCCGGAGGCAAAATCCGTGCAATCATTACCGGCTCTACCGGTATGGTGGGTGAAGGCGTGCTGCATGAATGTCTTACTCATCCTGAGGTGGAACAAATTCTGCTGATCAACCGCCGCCCCTGCGGCATTTCGCATCCCAAAGTAACCGAAATAATCCATGAGAATTTCTATGATCTCAGCAGCATCAACGGGAAACTTGCGGGCTATAATGCCTGTTACTTTTGCCTCGGGGTATCGTCGGTCGGGTTGAAGGAAGAGGAATACCGCAGGCTGACCTATGATCTTACGATGCATGTGGCCCGGCAGCTGTCTGCCGTGAATCCGGACATGGTCTTCTGCTATGTGACCGGATCGGGAACGGATAGTACAGAACAAGGGCGCAGTATGTGGGCAAGAGTGAAGGGCAAGACGGAGAATGATCTGCGCAAGCTGCCGTTCCGGGGAACCTATTTCTTCCGTCCGGGCTTTATCCGGCCTACTCCGGGCTTGACCCGTACACATAAATATTATTATGCTATTGGATGGATGTACCCTGTGCTTCGTGCATTATTTCCAGGGTATACCGTGACTCTGCAGGAGATTGGACTGGCCATGATTCATATTGTGCGCCGGGGCCATGATCGAGATATTGTGGAGAACCGGGATATTGCCGCCATAGCCAAACCGTAA
- a CDS encoding DUF1801 domain-containing protein, giving the protein MNEEVTNFIAQIKVPWQAEICSRLREVIHESIPEVTERIQYGKPHFLKNGKYAAVISTAKGWVSFSIFNAAALEVPEGQFETGSGDRLTTKLLEGKTVDYELLSSLLKQASASL; this is encoded by the coding sequence ATGAACGAAGAGGTAACCAATTTCATCGCTCAAATCAAAGTGCCCTGGCAAGCGGAAATATGCTCCAGGCTGCGTGAAGTCATCCACGAATCTATCCCTGAAGTGACGGAACGGATCCAGTACGGCAAACCGCATTTTCTCAAAAACGGGAAATATGCAGCTGTAATCTCCACCGCCAAAGGCTGGGTCAGCTTCTCCATATTCAATGCAGCAGCGCTGGAAGTGCCCGAAGGCCAATTCGAAACAGGCAGTGGCGACCGTCTGACAACCAAGCTGCTGGAGGGTAAGACTGTTGATTATGAACTTCTGTCCTCTTTGCTGAAACAAGCCTCGGCTTCTTTATAA
- a CDS encoding DUF2087 domain-containing protein, whose protein sequence is MRLSEGNEAIRISEKFWNASVAELKQGYTWEADGHLAVFHCLVCGEQFEKGIIYSDEDRFYEAERFAALHVESMHGGMFSWLLTLDKKLTGLTELQKGLLQAFRQSLSDAEAAKELGIGSTSTVRNHRFTLREKVKQAKLFLAVMELAEEKPGASSPFVSIPRTVVMVDERFAITEQENTEILGAYFKQGLDGPLSEFPKKQKRKAAILRHLIQRFETGRKYSEKEINAVLESAYPDYVTLRRYLIDYGLLDREDDGSSYWVKL, encoded by the coding sequence ATCCGGTTGTCGGAAGGAAATGAAGCGATCCGGATTTCAGAGAAATTCTGGAATGCCAGCGTTGCAGAACTGAAGCAGGGTTATACCTGGGAAGCTGACGGGCACCTGGCTGTGTTCCATTGTCTGGTCTGCGGTGAGCAATTCGAGAAGGGCATTATTTATAGTGACGAGGACAGATTCTATGAAGCTGAGAGGTTTGCAGCTCTGCATGTAGAGAGCATGCATGGTGGTATGTTCTCTTGGTTGCTTACGCTGGATAAGAAGCTGACCGGATTAACGGAGCTGCAGAAGGGTCTGCTGCAGGCTTTCCGTCAGAGTCTCAGTGACGCTGAGGCCGCCAAAGAGCTGGGAATCGGCAGCACGTCCACGGTCCGCAATCACCGGTTCACCCTCCGGGAGAAGGTGAAGCAGGCGAAGCTGTTCCTGGCGGTAATGGAGCTGGCCGAAGAGAAGCCGGGGGCTTCATCCCCTTTTGTCAGTATTCCGCGTACGGTTGTGATGGTTGATGAACGTTTCGCCATTACTGAACAGGAGAATACGGAGATCTTGGGTGCCTATTTCAAACAGGGCCTGGATGGCCCCTTGTCAGAGTTCCCGAAGAAACAGAAACGCAAAGCGGCAATTCTGCGGCATTTGATCCAGCGTTTTGAGACGGGACGCAAATATAGCGAGAAAGAAATTAACGCCGTGCTGGAATCGGCTTATCCCGATTATGTGACGCTGCGGCGCTACCTGATCGATTACGGATTGCTGGACCGCGAAGATGACGGTAGCAGCTACTGGGTGAAATTATAG
- a CDS encoding GIY-YIG nuclease family protein has translation MDKSRRKELGYNYAHSHRPMGVYRIVNTGNDKVYVGSSLNLDGVWNKHKFMLDINNHDNKELQADWRKYGEEGFRFEVLEQIKPEEDFVADVQELKKYRKLLPELEGKWLEQLSPYGERGYHKQKVNRE, from the coding sequence ATGGACAAATCAAGACGCAAAGAGCTGGGATATAATTATGCACACTCGCACAGGCCGATGGGGGTATACAGAATTGTAAATACCGGCAACGACAAAGTGTATGTAGGAAGCAGCCTGAATCTCGACGGAGTCTGGAACAAGCATAAATTCATGCTGGATATCAACAACCACGACAATAAGGAGCTTCAGGCCGACTGGAGAAAATACGGTGAAGAAGGCTTCCGGTTCGAAGTACTGGAGCAGATCAAGCCTGAAGAGGATTTCGTGGCAGATGTGCAGGAGCTGAAGAAATACCGCAAGCTGTTGCCGGAGCTGGAGGGCAAATGGCTGGAGCAGCTGTCTCCATACGGGGAGCGGGGTTATCATAAGCAGAAAGTAAACCGGGAATGA
- a CDS encoding DnaJ family domain-containing protein, which translates to MAILSWLAEQRIQEAMRSGEFANLPGHGKPLELEDLSGVPEDLRMSYKIMKNAGLLPEEVSLRSECVTLEELLAACHRSGNSDSGERKELESKLSLKRLRLQVLLQERGLDGSAAYMDYGDRIRHRLAGMDE; encoded by the coding sequence ATGGCTATATTATCTTGGCTTGCAGAACAGAGAATTCAGGAGGCCATGCGCAGCGGAGAGTTTGCCAATCTGCCGGGGCATGGCAAGCCGCTGGAACTGGAGGATCTCTCGGGAGTGCCTGAGGATCTGCGGATGTCCTATAAGATTATGAAGAATGCAGGGCTTCTGCCCGAAGAAGTATCGCTGCGTTCAGAGTGTGTAACCCTGGAAGAATTGCTGGCCGCCTGCCATCGCAGCGGGAACAGCGATAGTGGCGAGCGCAAGGAGCTGGAATCCAAGCTGTCCCTCAAGCGCCTGCGTCTGCAGGTCCTGCTGCAGGAACGCGGATTGGACGGCAGCGCTGCTTATATGGATTATGGGGACAGAATCCGGCACCGGCTTGCGGGCATGGACGAGTAA